A genome region from Mercenaria mercenaria strain notata chromosome 11, MADL_Memer_1, whole genome shotgun sequence includes the following:
- the LOC123532055 gene encoding BTB/POZ domain-containing protein KCTD6-like isoform X2, translated as MDTTTFPDVVELNIGGKLVTTLLATLRKDPESMLAAMFSGRHVISKDKDGRFFIDCDVNLFGHILNFLRFGTLPPKEKALEIYDIAVYFNLQPLVHSLDNYHAVQYRRRIVEMRNNLDMQEYESLKKDALEQLYIHCARPEDDIIVLFVRNVRCQAECVGGRRDFDLFNALKGKFKVVLLKSNIKEKEMKFYIANTLNEMGFGKYIYIDKHVPLYFECRRCWVRADTSNTALLSLKLQ; from the coding sequence ttTCCAGATGTGGTTGAACTAAACATTGGTGGAAAACTAGTGACGACGTTGCTCGCCACATTAAGAAAGGACCCGGAAAGCATGTTGGCCGCCATGTTTAGTGGACGTCACGTGATTAGTAAAGACAAAGATGGCCGATTCTTCATTGACTGTGATGTAAATCTGTTTGGACACATTTTGAATTTTCTAAGATTTGGGACTCTGCCACCAAAGGAAAAAGCTCTGGAAATTTATGATATtgctgtttactttaatttacagCCACTTGTTCATTCGTTAGACAACTACCATGCAGTACAATATCGGAGACGAATTGTGGAAATGAGAAACAACCTAGATATGCAGGAGTATGAAAGTTTGAAGAAAGATGCACTTGAACAACTTTACATACATTGTGCAAGGCCTGAAGATGATATCATTGTGTTGTTTGTGAGAAATGTTCGATGTCAAGCAGAATGTGTTGGTGGCAGACGTGATTTTGATCTTTTTAATGCATTAAAGGGCAAGTTTAAAGTTGTTCTGCTAAAGAGTAATATAAAAGAGAAAGAGATGAAATTTTACATAGCTAATACATTAAATGAGATGGGTTTTGGAAAGTACATCTACATTGATAAGCATGTACCTTTGTACTTTGAATGTCGTCGTTGCTGGGTAAGGGCTGACACTAGCAACACTGCCTTACTATCATTGAAACTACAATGA
- the LOC123532055 gene encoding BTB/POZ domain-containing protein KCTD6-like isoform X1, with amino-acid sequence MDATTFPDVVELNIGGKLVTTLLATLRKDPESMLAAMFSGRHVISKDKDGRFFIDCDVNLFGHILNFLRFGTLPPKEKALEIYDIAVYFNLQPLVHSLDNYHAVQYRRRIVEMRNNLDMQEYESLKKDALEQLYIHCARPEDDIIVLFVRNVRCQAECVGGRRDFDLFNALKGKFKVVLLKSNIKEKEMKFYIANTLNEMGFGKYIYIDKHVPLYFECRRCWVRADTSNTALLSLKLQ; translated from the exons ATGGATGCTACAACG ttTCCAGATGTGGTTGAACTAAACATTGGTGGAAAACTAGTGACGACGTTGCTCGCCACATTAAGAAAGGACCCGGAAAGCATGTTGGCCGCCATGTTTAGTGGACGTCACGTGATTAGTAAAGACAAAGATGGCCGATTCTTCATTGACTGTGATGTAAATCTGTTTGGACACATTTTGAATTTTCTAAGATTTGGGACTCTGCCACCAAAGGAAAAAGCTCTGGAAATTTATGATATtgctgtttactttaatttacagCCACTTGTTCATTCGTTAGACAACTACCATGCAGTACAATATCGGAGACGAATTGTGGAAATGAGAAACAACCTAGATATGCAGGAGTATGAAAGTTTGAAGAAAGATGCACTTGAACAACTTTACATACATTGTGCAAGGCCTGAAGATGATATCATTGTGTTGTTTGTGAGAAATGTTCGATGTCAAGCAGAATGTGTTGGTGGCAGACGTGATTTTGATCTTTTTAATGCATTAAAGGGCAAGTTTAAAGTTGTTCTGCTAAAGAGTAATATAAAAGAGAAAGAGATGAAATTTTACATAGCTAATACATTAAATGAGATGGGTTTTGGAAAGTACATCTACATTGATAAGCATGTACCTTTGTACTTTGAATGTCGTCGTTGCTGGGTAAGGGCTGACACTAGCAACACTGCCTTACTATCATTGAAACTACAATGA